The following proteins are encoded in a genomic region of Tenacibaculum sp. 190524A05c:
- the moaA gene encoding GTP 3',8-cyclase MoaA, with amino-acid sequence MIEHKNILEDDFGRNHTYLRISLTEKCNLRCTYCMPINGVPLTPKSNLMTSTEVFEIAKIFADSGVNKIRLTGGEPLLRKDFPEIVQNLSKLNVKIALTSNAVLIDRYIDDLKQYGINDINISLDTLATDKFLHIAKRDQFKKVYDNLILLVEEGFKVKVNVVLIKGFNENEIVDFIKLTKDLPISIRFIEFMPFDGNKWEKDKMISYQEVMGFVEQGFEKNAIERIEDAKNDTAKNYQIKGFQGSFGVISSVTNPFCDSCNRIRLTADGKLKNCLFSSTETDLLTQFREGKSITPIIQKVIRQKHKMRGGMDSIEKLENPDLHQQNRSMITIGG; translated from the coding sequence ATGATAGAACATAAAAACATACTTGAAGATGATTTTGGTAGAAACCATACGTATTTGCGTATTTCTTTAACCGAAAAATGTAATTTACGTTGTACATATTGTATGCCTATAAATGGTGTTCCTTTAACACCAAAGAGTAATTTAATGACTTCAACAGAGGTCTTTGAAATTGCTAAAATATTTGCTGATTCTGGTGTGAATAAAATTCGACTTACAGGAGGAGAGCCTTTGTTAAGAAAGGACTTTCCTGAGATTGTTCAGAATCTTTCGAAACTAAATGTAAAGATTGCGCTTACGAGTAATGCTGTTTTAATTGATCGTTATATTGACGATTTAAAGCAATACGGAATAAACGATATTAATATCAGTTTAGATACGTTGGCAACAGATAAGTTTCTTCATATTGCGAAAAGAGATCAGTTTAAAAAAGTGTACGATAACCTTATTCTTTTGGTAGAAGAAGGATTTAAAGTCAAAGTTAATGTTGTGCTTATAAAAGGATTCAATGAGAATGAAATTGTTGATTTTATCAAGCTGACGAAAGATTTACCAATTTCTATTCGTTTTATAGAATTTATGCCATTCGATGGAAATAAATGGGAGAAAGACAAGATGATTTCTTACCAAGAAGTAATGGGATTCGTGGAACAAGGATTTGAAAAAAATGCAATAGAACGAATTGAAGACGCAAAAAATGATACTGCAAAGAACTACCAAATAAAAGGATTTCAAGGAAGTTTTGGTGTTATAAGTTCGGTTACCAATCCTTTTTGTGATTCGTGTAATCGAATTCGTTTAACTGCAGATGGAAAATTAAAAAACTGTTTGTTCTCAAGTACAGAAACAGATTTATTAACTCAATTCCGAGAAGGGAAATCTATAACACCTATCATTCAAAAAGTAATACGACAGAAGCATAAAATGAGAGGTGGAATGGATTCTATTGAGAAACTGGAAAATCCAGATCTACATCAACAAAATAGAAGTATGATAACCATTGGAGGTTAA
- a CDS encoding rubredoxin, translated as MKKLNRILINGGVLSPGELKHICETAESLGMNSISFGSRQDIIFPKDIEKKDLEELKTLQFVFPDEDVIHNIASSYVSSDIFTNTSWLTSARYLYVIEQFKYKPTLRINITDPKQRLVPLFTGNINFIASENEDYWYLYLRLPNWRKTKIYPALIYSWDLHKVAQAIEDVLIEEPENVDTVFELVNDAVETNNRTVDKPLEVPFHPFPYYEGMNRIEDKYWLGLYWRNNLYDTTFLKEMCDLCFENKIGKISITPWKSFIVKGIPVESKLVWEKLLGRFGINVRHSMLELNWHLPVNNIEALNLKKYLVTNFDQNDISTYGLTFGITDFDHNSYNFTSIVIEKNKQPEQIGDFVIRDTYNLLYAKNFDPNTREYIVHVQDVDKVELPGLLMELSKLYFEQLGSEQEVNSPKTSKKETTEEEIHQCSECMTIYHKDYGDVTQNIAPGTSFEELPSSYECSVCGAPKSSYEKKVLVK; from the coding sequence ATGAAAAAACTAAATAGAATTCTAATTAACGGAGGAGTTTTATCTCCAGGGGAATTAAAACATATTTGCGAAACTGCGGAGTCTTTAGGAATGAATAGTATTTCTTTTGGTTCCAGACAAGACATCATATTTCCAAAAGACATTGAAAAGAAGGATTTGGAAGAACTGAAAACCCTTCAATTTGTTTTTCCTGATGAAGATGTAATTCACAACATTGCTTCTTCCTACGTTTCTTCTGATATTTTCACGAATACCTCTTGGCTAACTAGTGCTAGATATTTGTATGTAATTGAACAATTTAAATACAAACCGACTTTACGAATTAACATCACTGATCCTAAGCAAAGATTAGTTCCTTTATTTACTGGAAACATCAACTTTATCGCTTCGGAAAATGAAGATTATTGGTATTTATATTTACGATTACCGAATTGGAGAAAAACAAAAATTTATCCAGCCTTAATTTACAGCTGGGATTTACATAAAGTTGCTCAAGCCATAGAAGATGTTTTAATTGAAGAGCCAGAGAATGTAGATACTGTTTTTGAACTGGTAAATGACGCTGTCGAAACAAATAATAGAACTGTAGACAAACCTTTAGAAGTTCCGTTTCATCCATTTCCTTACTATGAAGGGATGAATAGAATAGAAGATAAATATTGGCTTGGATTATATTGGAGAAATAATTTATACGACACAACTTTTCTAAAAGAAATGTGTGATTTATGTTTTGAAAACAAAATTGGAAAAATTTCTATCACACCTTGGAAATCGTTTATTGTGAAAGGAATTCCAGTTGAATCTAAATTAGTTTGGGAAAAGTTATTGGGTAGATTTGGTATTAATGTAAGACACTCTATGTTGGAATTAAACTGGCACTTACCTGTAAACAATATTGAAGCTTTAAATCTTAAAAAATATTTAGTAACCAACTTCGATCAGAATGATATCAGTACCTATGGTTTAACTTTTGGAATAACAGATTTTGATCATAATTCTTACAATTTTACATCCATAGTCATTGAAAAGAACAAACAACCTGAACAGATTGGAGATTTCGTTATAAGAGACACTTACAATTTACTTTATGCTAAAAATTTCGATCCTAACACTCGCGAATATATTGTTCATGTTCAGGATGTAGATAAAGTTGAACTTCCTGGATTACTTATGGAATTGAGTAAGCTTTATTTTGAACAATTAGGAAGCGAACAAGAAGTAAATTCTCCAAAAACTAGCAAAAAAGAAACTACGGAAGAAGAGATTCACCAATGCTCGGAATGCATGACAATTTATCATAAAGATTATGGAGACGTAACACAAAACATTGCTCCAGGAACTTCATTTGAAGAATTACCATCATCCTATGAATGCTCCGTTTGTGGCGCTCCAAAAAGTAGTTATGAAAAGAAGGTTTTAGTAAAGTAA
- a CDS encoding molybdopterin-dependent oxidoreductase: protein MEFKTTCSYCGVGCGIIVKKDANNKISVKGDKDHPVNKGMLCSKGMNLHYVVNDTSDRILYPEMRWSRSHPRARVSWDDALDRAASVFKSIIKNHGPDSVGFYVSGQSLTEEYYIANKLTKGFLGTNNIDTNSRLCMSSAVVGYKKTFGEDSVPISYEDIELADCFLITGANPAWCHPILFRRIEKRKEENPNVKIIVVDPRKTDSANFADLHLQILPGTDVVLYNAIAQYLIKRGLIDKDFISKHTDGYEKYKDLIFSTSIKQAAKICGISEKEIKKAASVIGMSKGFISMWAMGLNQSVVGTDKNVSLLNLSLITGQVGKPGSGPFSLTGQPNAMGGREVGGMANLLAVHKNLLNEEHRREVAQFWGVEKISPKPGLTATEMFDALENGTLKAVWIVCTNPLVSLPNSHRIEKAMNNAKFVVVQDISHKSDTVKFADLVLPAAGWLEKEGTMTNSERRVSYLPKVIDAPGEAKPDAEILCDFAQRMGFRSFNYAETSEIYDEYASMTKGTNIDVSFLNYDRLKNEGTFQWPVPEYRHPGTPRLFENKKFYTPNQKAQFNLPTDDYKQLLEDNFDYPLILTTGRIRDQWHTMTRTGKVSRLKTHYSSPVLEINSVDAYLNKIKDGDITEVRNEHGVVRVRAKVTDNVKKGVVFLPMHWGKQLQSNLNRTNNLTKTVVDPISKEPDFKFTHVAVSKYKKPAEKIIVIGAGAAAFRFVQNYREHNEQDEIHVFSKEVNLFYNRVLLPEYVTEELSWEELLKIKRLELEELNLHLYPETTISKINTNNKTIVDSNNQIHSFDKLIIATGSRAFVPKDAQLNLPGRFTMRNKTDADRFKSYLDATNLPPEQQHVVIVGGGLLGLELAAAMKHKNVKITIIQRASRLMERQLDQTSSKLLALDVQERGIQIYFDNEVNTVFDDPDTGELNINLKSGKSISAHAVVYAIGTKPNIEIAKENGIACRRGVIVNQYLQTSNPDIFAIGEIAEFNNQLFGITSAAEEQATILANYLAGDISSIYNGSVLMNILKFNDLSLCSIGDINISEEDGYEEIVFTDMTKRYYKKCIVKDDLLVGAVLMGDKSEFAEFKMMIESKIEMAEKRDTLLRGSGNNEPTLGKLVCSCSQVGEGNIEEAITKGCTNFTELCKTTGAGLGCGSCKTEVREILQNSVTTV from the coding sequence ATGGAATTCAAAACTACATGTTCTTACTGCGGAGTAGGTTGCGGTATCATTGTTAAAAAAGACGCAAACAACAAAATATCAGTTAAAGGAGATAAAGATCACCCTGTAAATAAAGGTATGCTTTGTTCTAAAGGAATGAATTTGCACTATGTTGTTAATGATACTTCTGATAGAATTTTGTATCCAGAAATGCGTTGGAGTCGTTCTCACCCTCGAGCACGTGTAAGTTGGGATGATGCCTTAGATAGAGCTGCGAGTGTTTTTAAATCGATTATCAAAAATCACGGACCAGATAGTGTTGGGTTTTATGTTTCTGGACAAAGTTTAACTGAGGAATATTACATTGCCAACAAGTTAACTAAAGGATTTCTTGGAACTAACAATATTGATACCAATTCTCGCCTTTGTATGAGTTCTGCTGTTGTTGGTTACAAAAAGACTTTTGGAGAAGATAGTGTTCCTATTTCTTATGAAGATATTGAACTAGCGGATTGTTTTCTAATCACAGGAGCAAACCCTGCTTGGTGTCATCCTATTTTATTCAGAAGAATTGAAAAACGAAAAGAAGAAAATCCGAATGTAAAAATTATTGTAGTTGACCCTCGAAAAACCGACTCTGCAAATTTTGCTGATTTACATTTACAAATACTTCCTGGAACCGATGTTGTTCTTTATAATGCAATTGCTCAATATTTAATCAAGAGAGGATTAATTGACAAAGACTTTATTTCAAAACATACAGATGGTTATGAAAAATATAAAGACTTAATCTTTTCAACCTCTATAAAACAAGCCGCTAAAATTTGTGGCATTTCAGAAAAGGAAATCAAAAAAGCTGCAAGTGTTATAGGAATGTCCAAAGGATTCATAAGTATGTGGGCAATGGGATTAAATCAAAGTGTTGTTGGTACAGATAAAAATGTTTCTTTACTAAATCTTTCTTTAATCACAGGGCAAGTAGGCAAACCAGGTTCTGGACCATTCTCATTAACTGGTCAACCGAATGCAATGGGCGGAAGAGAAGTTGGTGGAATGGCGAATTTACTTGCCGTACACAAAAATCTTTTAAATGAAGAACATCGTAGAGAGGTTGCTCAATTTTGGGGAGTTGAAAAAATCTCTCCAAAACCTGGACTCACAGCAACAGAAATGTTCGATGCTCTTGAAAATGGAACATTGAAAGCTGTTTGGATTGTTTGCACAAATCCTTTAGTAAGCTTACCAAATTCCCATAGAATTGAAAAAGCCATGAACAATGCAAAATTTGTTGTGGTTCAAGACATTTCTCACAAATCGGACACCGTTAAATTTGCTGATTTAGTATTACCTGCCGCAGGTTGGTTAGAAAAAGAAGGTACAATGACAAACTCAGAAAGAAGAGTTTCTTATTTGCCTAAAGTTATTGATGCTCCTGGAGAAGCTAAACCAGACGCAGAAATTCTTTGTGATTTTGCTCAACGTATGGGATTCAGAAGTTTTAATTATGCTGAAACCAGTGAAATTTATGATGAATATGCATCAATGACAAAAGGAACAAACATTGATGTTTCTTTCCTGAATTATGATAGATTAAAGAACGAAGGAACTTTCCAATGGCCAGTTCCTGAATACAGACATCCTGGAACACCAAGATTATTCGAAAACAAAAAATTCTATACACCAAATCAAAAAGCACAATTCAACCTTCCCACAGATGATTATAAACAACTTTTAGAAGACAATTTTGATTACCCATTAATTCTTACGACTGGTCGTATTCGCGATCAATGGCATACCATGACAAGAACCGGTAAGGTTTCTAGATTAAAAACTCATTATTCTTCTCCAGTTTTAGAAATTAACTCCGTAGATGCTTATCTCAATAAAATTAAAGATGGTGATATTACTGAAGTTAGAAATGAACATGGAGTTGTACGAGTAAGAGCTAAAGTAACTGATAATGTAAAAAAAGGTGTTGTGTTTTTGCCAATGCACTGGGGAAAACAATTACAAAGTAATTTAAATCGAACCAACAATTTAACCAAAACCGTTGTTGATCCTATTTCTAAGGAACCTGATTTTAAATTCACGCATGTTGCTGTATCCAAATACAAAAAGCCAGCAGAGAAAATTATAGTCATTGGTGCAGGTGCAGCGGCTTTTAGATTTGTACAAAATTATAGAGAACATAATGAGCAAGATGAAATTCATGTATTCTCTAAAGAAGTTAATTTATTCTATAATCGTGTTTTACTTCCCGAATATGTTACCGAAGAACTAAGCTGGGAAGAACTACTTAAAATTAAACGATTAGAATTAGAAGAATTAAACTTACATCTATATCCAGAAACAACTATTTCTAAAATAAACACGAACAACAAAACTATTGTTGATAGTAACAACCAAATTCATTCTTTCGATAAATTAATTATTGCCACAGGAAGTAGAGCATTTGTTCCAAAAGACGCACAATTAAATTTACCTGGAAGATTTACCATGCGAAACAAAACGGATGCTGATCGATTCAAATCGTATTTAGACGCAACTAATCTGCCACCAGAACAACAACATGTAGTTATTGTGGGTGGTGGGTTATTAGGATTGGAATTAGCAGCTGCCATGAAGCATAAGAATGTTAAGATTACAATTATTCAAAGAGCTTCTCGCTTAATGGAACGCCAATTAGATCAAACTTCAAGTAAATTATTGGCTTTAGATGTTCAAGAAAGAGGTATTCAAATTTATTTTGATAATGAAGTGAATACGGTTTTTGATGATCCTGATACTGGGGAATTGAACATTAATTTAAAAAGTGGAAAATCAATTTCTGCTCATGCCGTAGTTTATGCCATAGGAACAAAACCTAATATTGAAATTGCAAAAGAAAACGGTATTGCTTGCAGAAGAGGAGTAATTGTAAATCAGTATTTACAAACTTCAAATCCAGATATTTTCGCCATTGGAGAAATCGCTGAATTTAACAATCAGTTATTCGGAATCACCTCTGCCGCAGAAGAACAAGCTACTATTTTGGCTAATTATTTAGCTGGAGATATTAGTAGCATCTATAACGGATCCGTTTTAATGAACATTTTAAAGTTTAATGATTTAAGCCTTTGCTCTATTGGTGATATAAATATTTCTGAGGAAGATGGATATGAGGAAATTGTATTTACCGACATGACCAAAAGATATTACAAGAAATGTATTGTTAAAGATGACTTACTTGTTGGCGCTGTTTTAATGGGAGACAAAAGCGAATTTGCTGAATTTAAAATGATGATTGAGAGCAAAATTGAAATGGCCGAAAAAAGAGACACATTACTTAGAGGAAGCGGAAATAATGAGCCAACTTTAGGGAAATTGGTTTGTTCTTGTAGTCAAGTAGGTGAAGGAAATATTGAAGAAGCCATTACAAAAGGATGCACCAATTTTACAGAATTATGTAAAACTACAGGTGCAGGATTAGGATGCGGAAGTTGTAAAACTGAAGTACGAGAAATACTTCAAAATTCAGTGACTACAGTATGA
- a CDS encoding VOC family protein, with protein MNYPFINQFIRIGLVSFVFLVSCAKNDELILNDELEVTSSKNTVTSQKNSNSSDMNLASILHYNINVRDFSKSRKFYELLGFVATIDLNINVTDPEEAQGLNLPPYSLKTTPLVLFDRFVIDLIKFNDPYDDAPPHTDETALGISTLSLKSSCVWCDMKLLKRNGYTYELLAGNSLNPKKIRVQDPDGNIIYIHQVYDGNVPNIFGKGSVNGLYSTNINVSDLGTAIEFYSEIGFEILSMENGVADIGLRDGRKITLTESDSELMPYEKLNHLGIARIAINSDDLDSDIAALHAKGIQTYSPEAIKPTGPFSFIRYVAFEDPDGTVIELVQNTLF; from the coding sequence ATGAATTACCCTTTCATTAATCAATTCATTAGAATTGGACTTGTTTCATTTGTTTTTTTGGTAAGTTGTGCTAAGAACGACGAATTAATATTAAATGACGAATTAGAAGTTACCTCTAGCAAGAATACGGTTACTTCTCAAAAGAATTCAAATTCATCAGATATGAATTTGGCTTCTATTTTACATTATAATATTAATGTGCGAGACTTTAGTAAATCTCGAAAATTTTATGAATTACTTGGTTTTGTTGCTACAATTGATTTGAATATTAATGTGACTGATCCTGAAGAAGCACAAGGATTAAACTTGCCTCCTTATTCCTTAAAAACTACGCCATTGGTATTGTTTGATCGATTCGTAATTGACTTGATAAAATTCAATGATCCTTATGATGATGCTCCACCACATACTGATGAGACTGCATTAGGAATTTCGACATTAAGTCTTAAAAGTAGTTGTGTATGGTGTGATATGAAACTGCTAAAAAGAAATGGATACACTTATGAATTGCTTGCTGGAAACTCTTTAAATCCTAAGAAAATTCGTGTTCAAGATCCAGATGGAAATATAATTTATATTCATCAAGTTTATGATGGTAACGTTCCTAATATTTTCGGTAAAGGTTCAGTAAACGGATTGTATTCGACGAATATTAATGTTAGTGATTTAGGAACTGCGATTGAATTTTACAGTGAGATCGGATTTGAAATTTTGAGTATGGAAAATGGAGTAGCTGATATTGGGTTACGAGATGGTAGAAAAATTACACTTACCGAATCTGACAGTGAATTAATGCCTTATGAAAAACTAAATCATTTAGGAATTGCTCGTATTGCGATTAATAGTGACGATTTGGATAGTGATATTGCTGCATTACATGCTAAAGGAATTCAAACATACAGTCCTGAAGCCATAAAACCAACAGGTCCGTTTTCTTTTATACGCTATGTTGCTTTTGAAGATCCAGATGGAACTGTAATTGAATTAGTACAGAATACGCTTTTTTAA
- a CDS encoding WYL domain-containing protein: MASNKNALIRYKTIDQCLRNTMRKWTLDDLIDACSDALYEYEGKDVYVSKRTVQLDIQMMRSDKLGYNAPIEVYQRKYYKYAEEGYSIMNIPVTENDVKVMNDAIQVLRQFKDFSLFKEMDGVLQRLEDSVYSSQKNNRAIIHLDKNEQLKGLHFIDHLYNAIQKKIVLEITYKSFKARKESQLIVHPQLLKEFNNRWFLIVYHKSDYMNLALDRIVAIKEVSDLDYIDKNIDGDEYFKNVIGVTVSNSRPQRIEFWIERRLAPYVITKPFHHTQRVIKETEDGVIFNILVQPNFELERVILGYGESIEILKPEKLRTQIQRQLHRARNRYISPNEESPTE; this comes from the coding sequence ATGGCTTCTAATAAAAACGCACTTATTCGCTACAAAACCATTGATCAATGTTTACGAAATACGATGCGTAAATGGACTTTGGATGATTTGATTGATGCATGTTCTGATGCTTTATATGAATATGAGGGAAAAGATGTTTATGTAAGTAAACGAACCGTTCAGTTAGATATTCAAATGATGCGAAGTGATAAATTGGGTTATAATGCTCCTATTGAAGTTTATCAACGTAAGTATTACAAATATGCTGAAGAAGGATATTCAATAATGAATATTCCTGTTACGGAAAATGATGTTAAAGTAATGAATGATGCTATTCAGGTACTTCGTCAGTTTAAAGATTTTTCCTTGTTTAAAGAGATGGATGGTGTTTTACAACGACTGGAAGATTCGGTATACTCTTCTCAAAAAAACAATAGAGCAATTATTCATTTGGATAAGAATGAACAGTTAAAAGGATTACATTTCATTGATCATTTGTATAATGCAATTCAGAAAAAAATAGTTCTTGAAATTACTTATAAATCTTTCAAAGCTAGAAAAGAAAGTCAACTCATTGTTCATCCACAACTTTTAAAAGAATTCAATAACCGTTGGTTTTTAATCGTGTATCATAAATCCGATTATATGAATTTGGCTTTGGATAGAATTGTAGCTATTAAAGAAGTATCGGATCTTGATTATATTGATAAAAATATAGATGGTGACGAATATTTTAAAAATGTAATTGGTGTTACCGTTTCAAATTCAAGACCTCAACGGATAGAGTTTTGGATTGAAAGAAGATTGGCTCCTTATGTAATTACAAAGCCTTTTCATCATACTCAACGTGTAATTAAAGAAACAGAGGATGGTGTAATTTTTAATATTCTAGTACAACCTAACTTTGAATTAGAGCGAGTGATTCTAGGTTATGGAGAGTCTATCGAAATTCTAAAACCAGAAAAGTTAAGAACTCAAATTCAAAGACAATTGCATAGAGCCAGAAATAGATACATTTCACCAAATGAGGAAAGCCCAACAGAATAA
- a CDS encoding phage repressor protein codes for MNWKIQKLLNGETIISKEPGNSMLPILKSRQPVVLKPVDWQDCKEGDIVFCKVRGNCFTHLVKGKNDKRGLLIGNNRGHLNGWTKNVYGIVTEILPFK; via the coding sequence ATGAATTGGAAAATTCAAAAGCTATTGAATGGAGAAACAATTATCTCTAAAGAACCAGGAAACTCAATGTTACCAATTTTGAAATCTAGACAACCTGTGGTTTTAAAACCAGTGGATTGGCAAGATTGTAAAGAAGGCGATATCGTTTTTTGTAAAGTACGGGGAAATTGTTTTACACATTTAGTAAAAGGTAAAAACGACAAACGAGGATTACTAATAGGTAATAATCGTGGACATCTTAACGGATGGACGAAAAATGTTTATGGTATAGTAACTGAAATCTTACCATTTAAGTAG